The Pseudochaenichthys georgianus chromosome 8, fPseGeo1.2, whole genome shotgun sequence genome has a segment encoding these proteins:
- the cramp1 gene encoding LOW QUALITY PROTEIN: protein cramped-like (The sequence of the model RefSeq protein was modified relative to this genomic sequence to represent the inferred CDS: deleted 1 base in 1 codon), with amino-acid sequence MVKRKKTSPTSEDHDNGMTLGSREGIGVDGRRNPSRKPEGCDEEESGEQASEERSTKGDDGEEILNPSAPALSPGPAPVLPASPPNRAGLGCTQQSQTSADPTPPCHDQHHFLRSSVRPPSKRIRKDSIGSTINGHGGAKSKGAENGSSSQGAVGQSGPVAGSTGGVSKASKGQGSAEKEEQAGNQKRARRQWESWSTEDKNSFFEGLYEHGKDFEAIQNNIAMKYKKRGKPANMVKNKEQVRHFYYRTWHKISKHIDFATAYSRVLKKSSQELYGLICYAELRKKVGGLMDDKNVAKLNELIQQGATTVRSKGRNLRIKAPMCRALKKLCDPDGVSDEEDQKPVRLPLKVAVELQPRSNHSWARVQTLAHNPRLRMVVELHRKVSSLIEYLKQKWTYHDQRILKSLMEREALEGGQSGAASPGKSQPEELFLYPAESSTLTTLPGVARVVHSKASCTVHWLESGKTRPNAKELPAAQILGIHTAQPLRTGAKSGRGSGVAAGSGDGRRTEPLNPEPSQDCSPKVEEKTMTASSQQTVAQREEGVWEGGHSTGVEAGSGLAGTKSMDKLCSGTEGSLGQCEEEPMTCTSSPEANQTPPGKNPCSEEGMLQGSKERAVEQIRGEGWSARDAENVTLAELYLMFGKPGKLQLEYEWQPIGAPFSNQENGQASGQLKPNRTQRVLRCLLKLVATEVNPKPLAPELCPTSPLKNHQEEQNQAQTPPGKGPLAGVRSPSFGRQPPSLRGARLHLPNAGVSGGRNLPRSLLGSTAGSEAESGVFAVPTTLPPNSSRHNRMFSPNKEAELALKQQLDSISMQSDIFLSRQRKPRNRQLRKPLVVQRTLLPRTTGDTPQHVCSFSILSNSSATGTGSFRPIHTRLAPSSRPLQSKASPSASSSAGASQLSSAIDLAAKSAGIIPGSPCREPDSLTAHTALLNSTSSVDAEPGPQLLQHNVPENGHLSPSPRASGGADSLLAPPSVASLLDISLPGPPEETPGESHTHISDSLIELAINSAHYGAGEEAGLSPAKLSNNDGSKLLSSSPSVSPSRGWIPSPSHDPQWYPSDSSDSTLGCLLSSMVSPDKGKRTTLTPSGPSSGTALLGPSLLDCNSHDSFQSRGLPDVAEMDSQLACMMSESSVDYIARFNDLAQELAVTEPPHPEETRLQRPSAVWRT; translated from the exons AATGACACTGGGCTCCAGGGAGGGGATCGGTGTCGATGGGAGGAGGAATCCGTCCAGAAAGCCCGAAGGTTGCGACGAGGAGGAGAGCGGAGAGCAGGCGAGCGAGGAGCGCAGTACAAAGGGAGACGACGGAGAGGAGATCCTTAATCCATCAGCCCCGGCTCTCAGCCCCGGTCCAGCTCCGGTGCTGCCCGCCTCTCCACCGAACCGAGCCGGGCTTGGCTGTACCCAGCAGTCCCAGACCTCAGCGGATCCCACCCCTCCTTGTCACGACCAGCATCATTTTCTCCGATCAAGCGTCCGACCTCCGAGCAAACGCATCCGGAAAGATTCAATCGGCTCCACCATCAATGGACACGGCGGGGCAAAATCCAAAG GGGCGGAGAACGGCTCTTCCTCCCAGGGGGCAGTGGGACAGTCGGGGCCTGTGGCCGGCTCCACAGGGGGAGTGTCGAAAGCCTCCAAGGGCCAAGGGTCTGCTGAGAAGGAGGAGCAGGCTGGCAATCAGAAGAGGGCCAGGCGGCAGTGGGAGTCCTGGAGCACAGAGGACAAAAACAGCTTTTTTGAGGGACTCTATGAG CATGGGAAGGATTTTGAGGCTATCCAGAACAACATCGCAATGAAATACAAGAAAAGAGGCAAGCCAGCCAACATGGTGAAGAACAAGGAGCAGGTTCGACACTTTTACTACCGGACCTGGCACAAGATCTCCAAACACATCGACTTTGCAACTG CGTACTCCAGAGTGCTGAAGAAATCCTCCCAAGAACTGTACGGCCTCATCTGCTACGCCGAGCTCCGCAAAAAAGTTGGAGGGT TGATGGACGATAAGAACGTGGCAAAGCTGAACGAATTAATCCAGCAAGG GGCCACCACGGTGCGCTCCAAAGGGAGGAACTTACGAATCAAAGCGCCGATGTGCCGAGCCCTGAAGAAACTCTGTGACCCAGACG GAGTTAGCGATGAGGAGGACCAGAAGCCGGTGCGTCTCCCCCTGAAGGTGGCAGTGGAGCTCCAGCCGCGCAGTAACCACTCCTGGGCTCGCGTTCAGACCCTCGCCCACAACCCCCGCCTCAG GATGGTGGTGGAGCTCCACAGGAAAGTCTCCAGCCTCATAGAGTATCTGAAACAGAAGTGGACGTATCACGACCAGCGGATC CTCAAGAGTCTGATGGAGAGGGAGGCTCTGGAGGGCGGCCAGTCCGGCGCAGCCTCTCCCGGTAAATCCCAGCCGGAAGAGCTCTTCCTCTACCCGGCTGAGAGCAGCACTCTGACCACGCTGCCCGGTGTGGCTCGCGTGGTCCACTCCAAGGCCTCCTGCACAGTACACTGGCTGGAAAGTGGCAAGACCCGGCCGAACGCCAAGGAGCTGCCGGCTGCTCAGATTCTGGGTATTCACACGGCCCAACCACTTCGGACTGGTGCTAAATCTGGGCGGGGAAGCGGTGTCGCTGCTGGATCGGGTGATGGTCGACGAACTGAGCCTCTTAACCCAGAGCCTTCACAAGACTGTTCTCCAAAAGTAGAGGAGAAGACTATGACTGCCTCCTCGCAGCAGACTGTGGCTCAAAGGGAAGAGGGGGTGTGGGAAGGGGGACACTCTACTGGTGTGGAGGCTGGTAGTGGTTTAGCAGGGACTAAAAGCATG GACAAGTTGTGTAGCGGTACAGAAGGTTCATTGGGTCAGTGCGAAGAAGAGCCGATGACCTGCACGTCTTCCCCAGAAGCTAACCAGACGCCCCCGGGAAAGAATCCGTGCTCGGAAGAGGGAATGTTGCAGGGATCCAAAGAGCGAGCTGTGGAGCAGATCAGAGGCGAGGGCTGGAGCGCCCGCGACGCAGAGAACGTGACTCTGGCCGAGCTCTACCTGATGTTCGGGAAGCCTGGCAAGCTGCAGCTGGAGTACGAGTGGCAGCCCATCGGCGCTCCTTTCAGCAACCAGGAAAACGGACAAGCTTCGGGTCAGCTGAAGCCCAACAGGACGCAGCGGGTCCTGCGCTGCCTGCTCAAACTGGTCGCAACTGAGGTCAATCCTAAACCATTG GCTCCAGAGCTCTGCCCCACATCTCCTCTGAAGAACCATCAGGAGGAGCAGAACCAGGCCCAAACACCCCCAGGGAAGGGTCCCCTAGCAGGGGTACGCAGCCCCAGCTTCGGCCGCCAGCCGCCCTCTCTCCGAGGGGCCCGGCTGCACCTGCCAAACGCTGGAGTCTCAG GTGGACGCAACCTCCCCCGCTCTCTGCTGGGGTCGACAGCAGGCAGCGAGGCAGAAAGCGGCGTGTTTGCAGTTCCCACCACGCTGCCCCCCAACAGCTCACGGCACAACAGAATGTTCTCCCCCAACAAGGAGGCCGAGCTCGCCCTCAAACAGCAGCTCGACTCTATCAGT ATGCAGTCAGATATTTTCCTTTCAAGACAAAGAAAACCTCGAAACAGGCAACTTCGGAAACCACTTGTAGTTCAG CGAACACTCCTACCCCGAACTACTGGAGACACTCCTCAGCACGTCTGCTCCTTCTCCATCCTCTCCAACTCCTCTGCCACAG GAACTGGATCTTTCCGGCCAATCCACACTCGCCTGGCTCCTTCCTCCCGCCCCCTCCAGTCCAAAGCCTCCCCGTCAGCGTCCAGCTCAGCAGGCGCCAGCCAGCTCTCCA GTGCCATTGACCTGGCAGCCAAGTCGGCAGGTATCATCCCCGGCAGTCCCTGCAGAGAGCCGGATTCTCTCACTGCTCATACCGCGCTGCTCAACTCCACATCCTCTGTTGATGCCGAACCTGGACCTCAACTCCTCCAGCACAATGTCCCAGAG AATGGTCATCTCTCACCTTCCCCCAGAGCGAGCGGGGGTGCGGACTCTCTCCTCGCTCCCCCCAGCGTGGCCTCGCTGCTGGACATCTCTCTCCCCGGCCCCCCTGAAGAGACTCCTGgagaatctcacacacacatcagcgACTCCCTCATCGAGCTCGCCATCAACTCGGCCCACTACGGTGCAG GCGAGGAGGCCGGCCTCTCTCCCGCTAAGCTGAGCAACAACGACGGCTCCAAACTGTTGTCGTCGTCCCCCTCCGTCAGCCCGTCCAGAGGCTGGATCCCATCGCCCAGCCACGACCCCCAGTGGTACCCCAGCGACTCGTCTGACTCCACGCTGGGATGCCTCCTCt CCAGCATGGTCTCTCCTGATAAGGGCAAGCGGACCACCCTCACCCCCTCCGGCCCCTCCAGCGGCACGGCTCTGCTCGGACCCAGCCTCCTGGACTGCAACTCCCACGATTCCTTTCAGTCCCGTGGCCTTCCAGATGTGGCAGAA ATGGACTCTCAGCTGGCCTGTATGATGAGTGAGAGCAGCGTGGACTACATCGCCCGCTTCAACGACCTGGCTCAGGAGCTGGCTGTGACGGAGCCCCCCCACCCTGAGGAGACCAGGCTCCAACGACCCTCGGCCGTCTGGAGGACATGA